Proteins from a single region of Acidimicrobiia bacterium:
- a CDS encoding competence/damage-inducible protein A, translating to MIVEVIAVGTELLLGQITNRNAAFLGEKLAESGFDAHYQVVVGDNLDRMVDAIKIALGRADVIIMTGGIGPTQDDVTREAISAATGRPLVFSQEFAERLRSFWEARGRRMPESNLRQAEYPEGAEQIPNLKGTAPAIALQHDGRWIFALPGVPEEMHYLMQHEVLPRLRTAAGVDQVVLSRLLRSWGRSESQVAELLDDIYHGSTNPSIAFLASAAEIKVRITAKARTEAEATRLIAPYEGTIRERLGASVFGVDDETIERVILGLLEERQWTMATAESATAGLIAARMTSVPGASKVFRGGVVVYATDLKASLLDVPQEILDEGVVSEATALFMAEGAAARLRADVAVAVTGSAGPDPQERAAGTMVIAVHTPEGSRARVMRLPGDRERVRTYAATAALHLVRLALVGEWWEA from the coding sequence TTGATTGTCGAAGTCATTGCAGTGGGTACTGAACTGCTGCTGGGCCAGATCACCAACCGTAATGCGGCCTTCCTCGGCGAGAAGCTGGCGGAGTCGGGTTTCGACGCCCACTACCAGGTCGTCGTCGGAGACAACCTCGACCGGATGGTCGATGCGATCAAGATTGCACTCGGCCGGGCAGATGTCATCATCATGACGGGCGGGATCGGCCCGACCCAGGACGATGTCACCCGGGAGGCGATCTCGGCGGCGACGGGCCGTCCACTCGTGTTCAGTCAGGAGTTCGCCGAGCGTCTTCGGTCCTTTTGGGAAGCACGCGGGCGCCGGATGCCGGAAAGCAATCTCCGTCAGGCTGAATACCCGGAAGGGGCAGAGCAGATCCCCAATCTGAAGGGGACTGCTCCTGCGATAGCCCTGCAGCACGATGGCCGCTGGATCTTCGCACTGCCTGGAGTCCCGGAAGAGATGCACTACCTGATGCAACACGAAGTACTCCCGCGGCTGCGGACCGCGGCAGGCGTCGATCAGGTCGTGCTGAGCCGCCTTCTGCGAAGTTGGGGACGATCTGAGTCGCAGGTAGCCGAGCTGCTCGACGATATCTACCACGGGTCGACGAATCCGAGCATCGCCTTCCTGGCGTCGGCCGCTGAGATCAAAGTCCGTATCACAGCCAAGGCACGCACCGAAGCAGAAGCAACTCGATTGATCGCACCCTATGAAGGGACGATCCGGGAGCGACTCGGTGCTTCGGTGTTCGGTGTCGACGATGAAACGATCGAACGGGTCATCCTGGGTCTGCTCGAGGAACGGCAATGGACGATGGCCACCGCTGAGTCGGCGACGGCCGGCCTGATCGCCGCCCGCATGACTTCGGTGCCCGGGGCGTCGAAGGTCTTCCGGGGTGGGGTGGTCGTGTACGCCACGGATCTCAAGGCTTCGCTCCTCGATGTGCCACAGGAGATCCTGGATGAGGGTGTGGTGAGCGAGGCGACGGCTTTGTTCATGGCAGAGGGAGCAGCCGCTCGTCTGCGGGCCGATGTGGCGGTGGCCGTTACCGGATCGGCAGGCCCGGACCCCCAGGAACGGGCGGCCGGCACGATGGTGATCGCCGTGCATACCCCCGAGGGTTCACGGGCGCGGGTAATGCGGTTGCCGGGCGACCGGGAACGGGTCCGTACGTACGCCGCCACCGCGGCCCTGCATCTGGTTCGCCTGGCTCTGGTGGGGGAATGGTGGGAAGCGTAG
- the aceA gene encoding isocitrate lyase: protein MTVDERVRNQAELIQKDWDTNPRWAGIQRDYTAEDVVRLRGSIRVENSLARQGAERLWELLGTRDYVNALGALTGNQAVQMVKAGLESIYLSGWQVAGDNNLAEQVYPDQSLYPANSAPSLVRRINNALRRADQIEWSEGKGDHHWMAPIVADGEAGFGGPLNVFELTKSFIEAGAAGVHYEDQLSSEKKCGHMGGKVLVPTSQAIRNLKSARLAADVLDVPTVIMARTDANAAALLTSDIDPRDHDFTTGVRTEEGFFETRAGLDQAIARGLAYAPYADLIWCETAHPDLEEARRFAEAIHAEYPGKLLSYNCSPSFNWKKYLDDAEIASFQKELGAMGYKYQFITLAGFHSLNAAMFDLALGYKNEGMTAYVRVQQHEFDIEERGYTSTRHQREVGAGYFDMVAMTVGESATLALDGSTEDEQFFEG from the coding sequence ATGACCGTTGACGAACGCGTCCGTAACCAGGCGGAGCTGATCCAAAAGGACTGGGACACCAACCCCCGTTGGGCGGGCATCCAGCGCGACTACACCGCCGAGGATGTCGTGCGATTGCGCGGGTCGATCCGGGTTGAGAACAGCCTGGCCCGTCAGGGTGCCGAACGATTGTGGGAACTGCTCGGAACTCGTGACTATGTGAACGCACTCGGCGCCCTGACGGGCAATCAGGCGGTGCAGATGGTCAAGGCCGGTCTGGAGTCGATCTACCTGTCCGGGTGGCAGGTGGCCGGTGACAACAACCTGGCCGAACAGGTTTATCCGGACCAGAGTCTGTACCCGGCCAATAGTGCCCCTTCCCTGGTCCGGCGGATCAACAACGCGCTGAGGCGAGCCGATCAAATCGAGTGGTCGGAAGGCAAAGGCGATCACCATTGGATGGCCCCGATCGTGGCCGACGGAGAAGCAGGGTTCGGAGGCCCACTGAACGTCTTTGAGCTGACCAAGTCGTTCATCGAGGCAGGCGCCGCCGGCGTCCACTACGAAGACCAGCTCTCCTCCGAGAAGAAGTGCGGCCACATGGGTGGGAAGGTTCTCGTTCCCACGAGTCAGGCGATTCGCAACTTGAAGTCGGCGCGTTTGGCCGCAGACGTCCTCGACGTGCCGACGGTGATCATGGCCAGGACCGACGCCAACGCCGCAGCCCTTCTCACCTCCGATATCGATCCGCGCGACCACGATTTCACGACCGGTGTACGCACAGAAGAGGGCTTTTTCGAGACCCGGGCCGGGCTCGACCAGGCCATCGCCCGTGGCCTCGCCTATGCGCCGTACGCAGACCTGATCTGGTGTGAGACTGCCCATCCCGATCTCGAAGAGGCGCGCCGGTTCGCAGAAGCCATCCACGCCGAGTATCCGGGGAAGCTCCTTTCCTACAACTGCTCGCCGTCGTTCAACTGGAAGAAGTACCTGGACGATGCCGAAATCGCCAGTTTCCAGAAGGAACTGGGGGCGATGGGTTATAAGTACCAGTTCATCACGCTGGCAGGGTTCCACTCGCTGAACGCGGCCATGTTCGATCTGGCGCTCGGCTACAAGAACGAAGGCATGACCGCCTATGTGAGAGTGCAGCAGCACGAGTTCGATATTGAGGAGCGTGGTTACACGTCGACTCGCCACCAGCGCGAGGTGGGGGCCGGCTACTTCGACATGGTGGCCATGACGGTGGGCGAGTCTGCCACGCTGGCGTTGGACGGCTCAACCGAAGACGAGCAGTTCTTCGAGGGCTGA
- a CDS encoding alpha-ketoacid dehydrogenase subunit beta, with the protein MAVRTLAQAITDALDIALGQDDRVLLMGEDVGKTGGVFRLSSGLYEKYGPERVIDAPVAESGIIGTAFGMAVAGMRPVTEIQFMGFSYPAYDQIVSHVGRIRNRSRHRFTAPMVIRMPFGGGIGAAEHHSESTESIYAHTPGVKVVVPSTPYDAKGMLLEAIEDPDPVIFLEPIRLYRSVKEEIPDGPYRVPLGLARVLASGDDVSIITYGAMTATARKALAVLSQEGVSAELIDLRSIVPLDLDTILESVQKTGRAVVVHEAHRTAGFGAEVVAQIQEHALFSLLAPVQRVTGWDTIVPLKLAEHHYVPTANRIVAAVGKTLED; encoded by the coding sequence ATGGCGGTTCGCACTCTGGCCCAGGCGATCACCGACGCACTGGATATTGCCCTCGGCCAGGACGACCGCGTGCTCCTGATGGGCGAGGACGTCGGTAAGACGGGGGGAGTGTTCAGGCTCTCGAGTGGCCTCTACGAGAAGTACGGGCCGGAGCGGGTGATCGATGCTCCGGTTGCCGAGTCGGGAATCATCGGCACCGCATTCGGGATGGCGGTCGCCGGGATGCGCCCGGTCACCGAGATTCAGTTCATGGGATTCTCCTATCCTGCCTACGACCAGATCGTCTCGCACGTGGGACGGATTCGGAATCGGTCCCGGCATCGTTTCACAGCTCCGATGGTGATTCGGATGCCCTTCGGCGGAGGGATCGGGGCGGCGGAACATCACTCGGAATCGACCGAGTCGATCTATGCGCACACGCCCGGGGTGAAGGTTGTCGTCCCGTCGACGCCCTACGACGCCAAGGGGATGCTCCTCGAGGCAATCGAAGATCCGGATCCGGTCATCTTCCTCGAGCCGATTCGCCTCTACCGGTCGGTGAAGGAGGAGATCCCGGACGGGCCGTACCGGGTTCCGCTCGGACTGGCGCGCGTTCTGGCGTCCGGCGACGACGTATCGATCATCACCTACGGTGCCATGACGGCCACCGCCCGCAAGGCCCTGGCCGTCTTGTCGCAGGAAGGCGTGTCGGCCGAGTTGATCGACCTGCGCAGCATCGTCCCGCTGGATCTCGACACCATCTTGGAGTCCGTCCAGAAGACCGGTCGGGCGGTCGTGGTCCATGAGGCTCATCGCACCGCCGGATTTGGCGCTGAGGTGGTTGCGCAGATTCAGGAACATGCTCTGTTCTCGCTGCTGGCGCCCGTCCAGCGCGTTACCGGGTGGGACACGATCGTCCCGCTCAAGCTGGCGGAACACCATTACGTCCCGACCGCCAACCGGATTGTTGCTGCGGTTGGAAAGACATTGGAGGATTAG
- the pdhA gene encoding pyruvate dehydrogenase (acetyl-transferring) E1 component subunit alpha codes for MLQILTPEGELVGEPPVDIPMTRKLYRAMVAARMFDRKATAIQKQGRLATYAPFEGQEAAQVGSAAVLRPDDWMVATYRDAAAMWMQGYPWELLLAGRTGHERGGSPPDYVNVLPPSITVGAHMLHAVGLAWAERLLSSERIAITYFGDGATSEGDFHEAMNFAAVFHTGTVFFCQNNQYAISMGFTGQTATETIAQKAGAYGMPGVRLDGNDLFAVYWAAKKAVERARSGNGPTLIEAVTYRLGPHTTSDDPTLYRDEGEVETWRSRDPLERVRRYLEINDAWDEEWQKHIEGEESAVVERAVQLAEGLRAPDSDALFDSMFAEPTSDLERQRSLLESEGG; via the coding sequence ATGCTCCAGATTCTTACGCCCGAGGGTGAACTCGTCGGCGAACCACCCGTCGACATCCCGATGACACGCAAACTGTATCGCGCCATGGTGGCGGCCCGCATGTTCGACCGGAAGGCCACCGCGATCCAGAAGCAAGGCCGGTTGGCGACCTATGCCCCTTTTGAGGGCCAGGAAGCGGCCCAGGTCGGGAGTGCCGCGGTGCTGCGACCGGACGACTGGATGGTGGCCACCTACCGGGATGCCGCCGCTATGTGGATGCAAGGGTATCCGTGGGAACTGCTGCTCGCAGGGCGGACGGGACACGAGCGGGGTGGGTCGCCGCCCGACTACGTGAATGTCCTCCCGCCGTCGATCACGGTCGGTGCGCACATGTTGCACGCCGTCGGTCTGGCGTGGGCTGAGCGCCTTCTGAGCAGTGAGCGCATTGCCATCACCTATTTCGGAGACGGGGCAACATCCGAGGGGGATTTCCACGAAGCGATGAACTTCGCCGCCGTGTTTCACACCGGCACGGTGTTCTTCTGCCAGAACAATCAGTACGCCATCTCGATGGGTTTCACCGGACAAACGGCCACCGAAACGATCGCGCAGAAGGCGGGCGCGTACGGCATGCCGGGGGTCCGGTTGGACGGCAACGACCTCTTCGCCGTCTACTGGGCGGCTAAAAAAGCAGTCGAACGAGCGCGAAGTGGGAACGGGCCAACGCTGATCGAGGCGGTGACCTACCGGCTCGGACCGCACACCACCAGTGATGACCCGACTCTGTATCGCGACGAAGGCGAAGTGGAAACGTGGCGATCGCGCGATCCGCTCGAGCGGGTGCGCCGCTACTTGGAAATCAACGATGCCTGGGATGAAGAGTGGCAGAAGCACATCGAGGGTGAAGAGAGCGCGGTCGTTGAACGGGCCGTTCAACTGGCGGAGGGCCTGCGGGCTCCGGACTCCGATGCGCTCTTCGACTCGATGTTCGCCGAACCAACTTCCGACCTCGAACGCCAGCGCAGCCTTCTCGAATCCGAGGGCGGCTGA
- a CDS encoding XRE family transcriptional regulator: MAEQLDPLVFGHRLRHFRKSAGLTLDELGERVGKPAPYLSTIENGKREPKLSLISALAEALDTPVPELLDSTPPSKRARLEISIERIQNDPLYRELGLPHLKPSARVPDDALEAIVGLFEGLRDRAQVRAATPEEARRENAALRLYQREVGNYFGDIEAAARRALAAIGFSGSGALSQRNLLDLAGHFGFTVHPTDDVPHAVRSITDLRNNRIFIPQRNALRTRAARSVVLQTLGHFVLGHTDPKGFGDFLRQRLEANYFAGAVLVPESSAAPFLSEAHFARDLSVEDLKERFYVSYEMAAHRFTNLATKHLNLTVHMIRSDEDGIIWKAYENDHVPFPADPNGAIEGQRLCRNWGTRMVFQSRDKFSIHYQYTDTPAGTFWSSTHVEADREPLHAVTVGTTFDQAKWFRGRETDNHTASACPDGDCCRRPPQDLIARWEGMVWPSARPHSHILAALPAGTFPGVDMTEMYEFLEKHPVV; this comes from the coding sequence TTGGCCGAGCAACTCGATCCACTCGTCTTCGGACATCGGCTCCGGCATTTCCGGAAGTCGGCGGGCCTCACTCTCGACGAACTGGGAGAACGAGTGGGAAAGCCGGCCCCGTACTTGTCGACGATCGAGAATGGCAAGCGAGAGCCGAAGCTCTCGCTGATTTCCGCTCTGGCCGAGGCCCTCGACACCCCGGTGCCCGAGCTCCTCGACTCGACTCCCCCGTCGAAGAGGGCCCGCCTCGAAATCTCGATCGAACGCATCCAGAACGACCCCCTCTATCGCGAGCTGGGATTGCCCCATCTCAAGCCGTCCGCCCGGGTGCCCGATGACGCGCTCGAAGCCATCGTCGGCTTGTTTGAAGGGCTGCGCGACCGTGCACAAGTGCGAGCCGCAACCCCTGAGGAAGCTCGCCGGGAGAACGCCGCACTCCGGCTCTACCAGCGTGAGGTGGGCAACTACTTCGGCGACATCGAGGCCGCCGCCCGCCGGGCGCTGGCGGCGATCGGATTCTCGGGGTCGGGGGCGCTCTCCCAGCGCAACCTCCTCGATCTCGCAGGCCATTTCGGGTTTACCGTGCATCCCACCGACGACGTACCTCACGCGGTTCGATCCATCACCGACCTTCGGAACAACCGGATCTTCATTCCTCAACGAAACGCTCTCCGCACCAGGGCCGCCCGTTCGGTGGTGCTGCAAACCCTCGGCCACTTCGTGCTCGGCCATACCGACCCCAAAGGTTTTGGGGACTTCCTGCGGCAGCGCCTCGAAGCCAACTACTTCGCCGGAGCGGTCCTGGTGCCCGAGTCGTCGGCGGCGCCGTTCCTGAGCGAAGCTCATTTCGCGCGCGACCTGAGCGTCGAGGACCTCAAGGAACGGTTCTACGTCTCGTATGAAATGGCCGCGCATCGTTTCACGAACCTGGCCACCAAACACCTCAACCTGACCGTCCACATGATTCGCTCCGACGAGGACGGCATCATCTGGAAGGCATATGAGAACGATCACGTTCCCTTCCCCGCCGACCCCAACGGCGCCATCGAAGGCCAGCGCCTGTGCCGGAACTGGGGAACACGGATGGTGTTTCAGTCGCGTGACAAGTTCTCGATTCACTACCAGTACACCGACACTCCTGCCGGCACGTTCTGGTCATCGACCCACGTAGAGGCCGACCGCGAACCTTTGCACGCGGTGACCGTGGGGACGACCTTCGATCAGGCCAAGTGGTTCCGGGGACGCGAAACCGACAACCACACCGCCTCAGCTTGTCCCGACGGCGACTGTTGCCGTCGACCACCACAGGATCTCATCGCCCGTTGGGAAGGCATGGTTTGGCCGTCGGCCCGACCCCACTCACACATCCTCGCCGCGTTGCCGGCCGGAACCTTCCCCGGCGTCGACATGACCGAGATGTACGAGTTCCTCGAGAAGCACCCGGTGGTGTAA
- the recA gene encoding recombinase RecA, whose protein sequence is MDNDKSLDMAKSQIERQFGKGAIMRLGERAHQRVDVISTGALSLDLALGIGGVPRGRVVEIYGPESSGKTTLALHVVAEAQRNGGIAAFIDAEHALDPIYAKALGVDVDELLISQPDTGEQALEITDILIRSGALDVVVIDSVAALVPRAEIEGEMGDTHVGLQARLMSQALRKLTANISRSQTTAVFINQLREKIGVMFGSPETTPGGRALKFYASVRIDIRRIEAIKEGQDNVGNRVRAKVSKNKLAPPFRLAEFDIMFGEGISREGSLLDVAVEQGIVRKSGAWYSYDDDQLGQGREASKRFLRENPEVSVQLQAKVMEAVGLIEAEEDEAEEPAEEELTDER, encoded by the coding sequence GTGGACAACGACAAGTCTCTCGACATGGCCAAGTCACAGATCGAGCGTCAGTTCGGCAAGGGCGCAATCATGCGGCTCGGAGAAAGAGCACATCAGCGAGTCGATGTGATCTCGACCGGGGCTCTGTCGCTCGACCTCGCCCTCGGCATCGGCGGCGTTCCGCGTGGCCGGGTCGTCGAGATCTACGGCCCTGAGTCCAGCGGTAAGACAACTCTCGCGCTCCATGTGGTAGCCGAAGCGCAGCGCAACGGCGGCATCGCCGCCTTCATCGATGCCGAGCACGCGCTCGACCCGATCTACGCCAAGGCGCTGGGTGTCGATGTGGACGAATTGCTCATCTCCCAACCTGACACCGGGGAGCAGGCACTCGAGATAACCGACATCCTGATCCGCTCTGGAGCGCTCGACGTCGTGGTCATCGACTCGGTGGCAGCCCTCGTACCTCGCGCCGAGATCGAAGGCGAAATGGGGGACACCCATGTCGGTCTTCAAGCCCGGCTCATGTCACAGGCGCTGAGGAAACTCACAGCCAACATCAGCCGGTCGCAAACCACGGCGGTGTTCATCAACCAGCTCCGTGAGAAGATCGGTGTGATGTTCGGATCACCCGAAACCACACCGGGCGGACGAGCCCTCAAGTTCTACGCGAGTGTGAGGATCGATATTCGGCGCATAGAAGCGATCAAGGAAGGCCAGGACAACGTTGGTAACCGCGTCAGGGCGAAGGTCTCCAAGAACAAACTGGCGCCGCCGTTCCGCCTTGCCGAGTTCGACATCATGTTCGGAGAAGGCATTTCCAGGGAAGGCAGCCTGCTGGACGTGGCCGTTGAACAAGGAATAGTGCGCAAGAGCGGCGCCTGGTACAGCTACGACGATGATCAGCTCGGCCAGGGGAGGGAAGCCTCGAAGCGCTTCCTGCGGGAGAACCCTGAAGTTTCCGTCCAGCTTCAGGCCAAGGTCATGGAGGCCGTCGGGCTGATCGAGGCCGAGGAAGACGAGGCCGAGGAACCGGCCGAAGAAGAGCTAACCGACGAGCGGTGA
- the thpR gene encoding RNA 2',3'-cyclic phosphodiesterase, which translates to MVGSVGRLFIGVDLRSDTRQALAALLTEHAQGRLPGRVVPPMNWHLTLRFLGEVGAVEFDRLLMELASARLGAPFDIGFDGLGAFPRSERATVLWVGINEGESQLQRLAGVVEEGVAGAGFPSEDRPFRAHLTLSRIRPPQDVSTLIAGTSPVRVRMLVDEVTLFRSHLEHGETRYEVLESFGL; encoded by the coding sequence ATGGTGGGAAGCGTAGGCAGGCTCTTCATCGGCGTCGACCTGCGGTCCGACACCAGACAAGCGCTGGCGGCGCTGCTGACTGAACACGCCCAAGGACGTTTGCCCGGACGGGTGGTGCCACCCATGAACTGGCATCTGACCCTGCGGTTCCTCGGTGAGGTCGGGGCCGTCGAGTTTGACCGTCTATTGATGGAGTTGGCGAGTGCTCGCCTCGGAGCGCCGTTCGACATCGGGTTCGATGGACTCGGCGCCTTTCCTCGCTCGGAGCGTGCCACCGTACTTTGGGTCGGGATCAACGAGGGTGAGTCACAGCTTCAAAGGTTGGCCGGAGTTGTGGAAGAGGGCGTTGCAGGCGCCGGCTTCCCGTCCGAAGACCGTCCGTTTCGCGCCCACCTGACGTTGAGCCGGATCCGGCCACCGCAAGATGTCTCGACGCTCATTGCCGGAACCAGCCCGGTGCGGGTGCGGATGCTGGTTGATGAGGTCACGCTGTTCCGGAGCCACCTCGAACACGGCGAAACCAGGTACGAGGTACTCGAGAGCTTCGGCCTATGA
- a CDS encoding dihydrolipoamide acetyltransferase family protein yields MAQEFRLPDIGEGLTEAEVVQWLVEVGDPVGVDQPLVELETDKAVTDIPSPFAGVVLHRGGEAGSTIMVGEILVVIGYEGEEWAPTGQDEAAQEAAPIVGTLSHEAELLGAGARESGSIPERPKALPLVRKLARERGVDLEAVQGSGPLGRITREDVLAAIDGPAAIDGPAAIDGATADVDEFDIDEPAGEPPMEAPYKAPPAPETVVTPSGDEERVRMSRLRRTIADRMSRSWAEIPHVTAFDSADAGRLLAARRALARRGSADTPIEALIVKAVIPALRAFPEFNASIDGEDLVFKRYFSIGVAVDTDDGLIVPVLHDVGEAGVADLAVEIARLAESARARTLEPGELAGATFTLSNIGAVGGGYGTPIVPHGTTAILSLGKAEDQAVVRDGKVVAAPMMPLSLSYDHRVIDGGLGRRFLAMIVENLEEPALFLAE; encoded by the coding sequence GTGGCGCAGGAGTTCCGTCTGCCCGATATCGGTGAAGGCTTGACCGAGGCCGAAGTTGTTCAGTGGCTCGTGGAGGTCGGTGACCCGGTTGGTGTCGATCAGCCCCTCGTGGAACTGGAGACGGACAAGGCAGTGACCGATATTCCCTCGCCGTTCGCAGGCGTAGTGCTTCACCGGGGGGGAGAGGCCGGGTCAACGATCATGGTCGGGGAGATCCTGGTCGTCATCGGCTACGAAGGCGAGGAGTGGGCGCCGACCGGCCAGGACGAAGCCGCGCAGGAGGCGGCGCCCATCGTCGGGACGCTCTCCCACGAGGCCGAGCTGCTCGGAGCGGGAGCTCGAGAATCCGGATCGATTCCCGAACGCCCGAAAGCGCTGCCCCTGGTGCGGAAGCTCGCCAGAGAACGCGGGGTCGATCTCGAAGCCGTGCAGGGGTCCGGTCCGCTCGGTCGGATCACTCGTGAAGATGTTCTTGCCGCCATCGACGGCCCGGCCGCCATCGACGGCCCGGCCGCCATCGACGGCGCGACCGCAGACGTCGATGAGTTCGACATTGACGAACCGGCGGGTGAGCCACCCATGGAGGCCCCCTACAAGGCACCGCCGGCTCCGGAGACGGTCGTGACACCGTCGGGTGACGAGGAACGCGTTCGGATGAGCAGGCTGCGGCGGACTATTGCCGACCGGATGAGCCGGTCGTGGGCGGAGATCCCACACGTCACAGCCTTCGACTCGGCCGATGCCGGCCGCTTGCTGGCGGCCAGGCGAGCTCTGGCAAGACGGGGAAGCGCCGACACGCCGATCGAGGCGCTGATCGTCAAGGCAGTGATTCCGGCGCTGCGCGCCTTCCCGGAGTTCAATGCGTCGATCGACGGCGAGGACCTGGTGTTCAAGCGGTACTTCAGCATCGGTGTGGCGGTGGATACCGATGACGGGCTGATCGTGCCGGTGCTCCATGATGTTGGAGAGGCCGGCGTAGCCGACCTGGCGGTTGAAATCGCCCGGCTGGCGGAATCTGCTCGAGCCAGGACCCTCGAACCCGGCGAGCTGGCCGGGGCGACGTTCACACTTTCGAACATCGGAGCCGTCGGCGGGGGATACGGCACACCGATCGTCCCACACGGCACCACCGCCATCCTGTCGCTCGGGAAGGCAGAGGATCAAGCCGTCGTCCGCGACGGGAAAGTGGTGGCGGCGCCGATGATGCCGCTGAGCCTCTCATACGACCACCGCGTCATAGATGGAGGTCTCGGAAGGCGGTTCCTGGCGATGATCGTCGAAAACCTCGAGGAACCGGCCCTCTTCCTGGCGGAGTAA
- the aceB gene encoding malate synthase A, with product MADNTEVRGPIEGRGGEILSDEALAFIADLHRRFNRRRQTLLAARAERQLRIDAGEMPEFLVETKDIREADWSVAAIPDDLLDRRVEITGPVERKMMINALNSGAKVFMADFEDSNTPNWANTIDGQANLIDAHERTISFENPDGKRYALNEDTATLLVRPRGWHLDEKHVLIDGEPISASLFDFGMYMFHSAKRAIAVGTGPYFYLPKLESHLEARLWNDVFLAAQDELGIPRGTIRATVLIETILAAFEMDEILYELREHSAGLNAGRWDYIFSVIKKFRNHNDLILPDRTQITMTVPFMRAYTDLLIKTCHRRGAHAMGGMAAFIPNRRDPEVTERALAAVRADKLREAGDGCDGTWVAHPDLVPIAMEVFDEILGDRPNQIDRKRDDVEVDAGQLIDTAVVGGKITEQGVRTNVRVGIEYMASWMRGNGAAALYDLMEDAATAEISRSQIWQWVHNAAKLDDGRALTAELVDQIISDEMSNIREMVGADFFDTGLYEESRRLFETVAVAPDFQEFLTIPAYELID from the coding sequence ATGGCCGACAATACAGAGGTGAGGGGACCCATCGAAGGACGAGGCGGAGAGATCCTGTCCGACGAGGCACTCGCTTTCATCGCCGATCTCCACCGGCGTTTCAACCGGCGCCGCCAAACACTGCTTGCAGCCAGAGCCGAACGGCAGTTGCGCATCGACGCCGGTGAGATGCCCGAGTTCCTCGTCGAAACCAAAGACATTCGCGAGGCCGACTGGTCGGTCGCCGCCATCCCGGACGACCTACTTGATCGTCGAGTCGAGATCACGGGACCGGTAGAGCGCAAGATGATGATCAACGCCCTCAACTCGGGAGCCAAGGTGTTCATGGCCGACTTCGAGGACTCGAATACCCCGAATTGGGCGAACACGATCGATGGGCAAGCCAACCTGATCGATGCTCATGAGCGAACCATCAGCTTCGAGAACCCCGATGGGAAACGCTACGCATTGAACGAAGACACTGCCACGCTCCTCGTTCGGCCCCGCGGGTGGCATCTCGACGAGAAGCATGTGCTCATCGACGGCGAACCGATTTCGGCCAGCCTGTTCGACTTCGGGATGTACATGTTCCACTCCGCCAAGCGGGCAATCGCGGTGGGGACCGGCCCGTATTTCTATCTTCCCAAGCTCGAGAGTCACCTCGAAGCGCGTCTCTGGAACGATGTCTTCCTGGCAGCACAAGACGAACTCGGGATCCCGCGTGGAACCATACGGGCCACCGTTCTGATCGAGACGATCCTGGCCGCTTTCGAGATGGACGAGATCCTCTACGAACTTCGGGAGCACTCCGCCGGCCTCAACGCCGGGCGCTGGGACTACATCTTCAGCGTCATCAAGAAGTTCAGGAACCACAACGATCTGATCCTTCCCGATCGCACCCAGATCACCATGACCGTTCCCTTCATGCGGGCCTACACCGATTTGCTGATCAAGACGTGTCACCGGCGCGGTGCCCATGCAATGGGCGGCATGGCAGCCTTCATTCCCAACCGGCGGGACCCGGAGGTGACGGAGCGGGCACTGGCCGCAGTTCGGGCCGACAAACTGCGCGAAGCCGGTGACGGTTGTGACGGAACCTGGGTGGCGCATCCCGATCTCGTCCCTATCGCGATGGAAGTGTTTGACGAGATCCTGGGCGACCGTCCCAATCAGATCGACCGTAAACGCGACGACGTTGAGGTCGACGCCGGCCAACTCATCGACACCGCCGTGGTGGGAGGCAAGATCACGGAACAGGGTGTGCGCACCAATGTGCGGGTCGGAATCGAGTACATGGCCTCGTGGATGCGCGGGAACGGTGCCGCTGCCCTCTACGACCTCATGGAGGATGCGGCTACTGCTGAGATATCGCGCAGCCAGATCTGGCAGTGGGTTCACAACGCGGCCAAACTCGACGATGGTCGCGCCCTCACCGCCGAGCTCGTCGACCAGATCATCTCCGACGAGATGAGCAACATCCGTGAGATGGTCGGTGCCGACTTCTTTGACACCGGCCTCTACGAGGAGTCCCGTCGTCTCTTCGAGACGGTCGCGGTTGCGCCGGACTTCCAGGAGTTCTTGACCATTCCCGCCTACGAACTGATTGATTGA